In Acanthopagrus latus isolate v.2019 chromosome 17, fAcaLat1.1, whole genome shotgun sequence, the following are encoded in one genomic region:
- the cabz01093075.1 gene encoding C-C chemokine receptor type 5, with translation MNTTISSFVHSTGRQLTMATTIPSVGAFSGLSVNTPIGDMPSSTTEPLVENFTLTTDYYDYDTEFLEGFGLCRYEPHGASFLPALYSVFFLAGLLGNSLVIWVIACGARLRSMTDVCLLNLAVADLLLVCSLPFLAHQARDQWLFGDAMCKMVLGVYQIAFYCGIFFISLMSIDRYLAVVHAVYAMRARTRSFGMIAAAVTWVAGFLASFPDLVFLSEKRGSGNVTHCYPAFPKAAPEGGSTGTSHFWRVFSLFKMNILGLFIPFVIMSFCYSQIVWRLLYSQSSKKQAIRLVLMVVAVFFCCWIPYNVASFFSALELLDVYSECESSKAIRLALQVTEAVAYSHSCLNPILYVFVGEKFRRHLLRLINRTPCRLCQVIKVYLPQDRIAGSVYSQTTSVDERSTAV, from the exons ATGAACACCACTATCAGCTCCTTTGTTCACAGCACTGGCAG gCAGCTGACAATGGCCACCACCATCCCTTCTGTCGGTGCTTTCAGCGGCTTAAGTGTGAATACGCCCATAGGAGACATGCCGAG CTCTACAACAGAGCCCCTCGTGGAGAACTTCACTCTCACCACAGATTACTATGATTATGACACTGAATTTCTAGAGGGCTTCGGTCTCTGTCGGTATGAGCCTCACGGTGCCAGTTTCCTTCCAGCCCTCTACTCCGTCTTCTTCCTCGCTGGCCTTCTGGGTAATTCCCTGGTCATCTGGGTCATTGCCTGCGGGGCGCGACTCCGCAGCATGACCGACGTGTGCCTCCTCAACCTGGCTGTGGCTGACCTTCTCCTGGTGtgctccctccccttcctcgcCCACCAAGCCCGCGACCAGTGGCTGTTCGGGGACGCCATGTGCAAAATGGTCCTGGGCGTTTATCAAATCGCTTTCTACTGCGGGATCTTCTTCATCAGTCTGATGAGCATCGACCGCTACTTGGCCGTGGTGCACGCTGTTTACGCCATGAGAGCACGGACAAGATCCTTCGGAATGATCGCAGCTGCCGTCACGTGGGTGGCCGGATTTTTGGCTTCTTTCCCTGACCTGGTCTTTCTCAGCGAGAAGAGAGGCAGCGGCAATGTAACTCACTGCTACCCCGCATTCCCCAAAGCCGCACCAGAGGGTGGCAGCACAGGCACCTCTCACTTCTGGAGGGTGTTCAGccttttcaaaatgaacattCTGGGCCTGTTCATCCCGTTTGTCATCATGAGCTTCTGCTACTCCCAGATCGTGTGGAGACTGCTGTACAGCCAGTCATCCAAGAAACAGGCCATCCGATTAGttctgatggtggtggctgtcttcttctgctgctggattCCCTACAACGTCGCGTCGTTCTTCAGCGCGCTGGAGCTATTGGACGTCTACTCGGAGTGCGAGAGCAGCAAGGCCATCCGACTGGCCCTACAAGTCACCGAGGCCGTCGCCTACTCTCACAGCTGCCTCAACCCCATCCTGTATGTGTTTGTCGGGGAGAAGTTCAGGAGGCACCTGCtgaggctgataaacaggacaCCCTGCAGACTGTGCCAGGTGATCAAGGTCTACCTGCCGCAGGATAGAATCGCGGGGTCGGTCTACTCTCAGACCACCAGTGTGGATGAGAGGAGCACAGCTGTGTGA